One Methylosarcina fibrata AML-C10 DNA segment encodes these proteins:
- a CDS encoding SLC5/6 family protein, protein MAQQSTRHAPEAWSSKLGVILAVAGSAVGLGNFLRFPGQVAANGGGAFMIPYFISFLVVGIPICWAEWAMGRYGGRFGFNSAPGIFSVLWRHPVAKYFGALGLLIPVIIYMYYVYIESWCLAYTWYYLTGDLDLGRNPALYNAFFTHYTGMREHGAVFKDGSQAAFRFFLLVFLINFLFIYRGLSRGIEKFCKIAMPMLILAAVAIALRVLTLPEQPMPQPWQESLPQALPASEWHRLQALALNPETVPEGFKAEVEKTIGEHLRHQLHFAGSEKSHAMVLPPSGFAKSQAAYALDMAELRAAEAHQRLQAWLKSERTRISEEAKSELRKLELQELKLDGEADDNSQLRTAIDRSRRGLLPKPPAADVDGIEQSFRAVKGASAYGDPGHLLLREAALQLAEQPRTVANGLGYMWNPDFEKLKNPSVWLAAAGQIFFSLSVGFGIVLTYASYLRRDDDVVLSGLTASATNEFCEVCLGGLIAIPATFIFLGSAFTMEALAGSSFGLGFNTLPTVFGNMPGGRWFGALWFALLFLAAITSSLSMLQPAIAFLEEGFALKRRVSVAMLGLLTMSGALPVIYFSGNAVVLSTMDDWIGTVAIYVLATIEVLVFGWIIGIDRGMEEAHRGANMRIPGFFRFILKYVTPSFLLIILGSWLVDALPAKLAAIHEQPEILLTVVYLTIVFAFLALMVAIAGENWRNNGKGEREVDL, encoded by the coding sequence ATGGCTCAGCAATCCACCCGTCATGCTCCCGAGGCCTGGAGTTCGAAACTGGGCGTCATTCTTGCCGTGGCCGGCTCCGCGGTCGGCCTGGGCAACTTTTTGCGCTTTCCGGGCCAGGTCGCGGCTAACGGCGGCGGGGCGTTCATGATTCCCTATTTCATCTCTTTCCTGGTGGTCGGCATTCCGATCTGCTGGGCGGAATGGGCCATGGGCCGTTACGGCGGACGTTTCGGATTCAATTCGGCTCCGGGGATTTTCTCGGTTCTCTGGCGCCATCCCGTGGCCAAGTATTTCGGCGCGCTGGGGCTGCTGATTCCGGTCATCATCTACATGTATTACGTCTACATCGAGTCGTGGTGTCTGGCCTATACCTGGTACTATCTGACCGGCGATCTGGACCTGGGGCGGAATCCTGCGCTGTACAACGCTTTTTTCACTCATTACACCGGCATGCGCGAGCATGGCGCGGTGTTCAAGGACGGCAGCCAGGCGGCTTTCCGGTTTTTTCTGCTGGTCTTTCTGATCAACTTTTTATTTATATACCGCGGCTTATCCCGCGGCATCGAAAAATTTTGTAAAATCGCGATGCCGATGCTGATCCTGGCGGCCGTCGCCATAGCGCTGCGCGTGCTGACGCTGCCGGAGCAGCCCATGCCGCAGCCCTGGCAGGAAAGCCTGCCGCAGGCGCTGCCGGCATCCGAATGGCATCGATTGCAGGCGCTGGCGCTGAATCCGGAAACCGTTCCGGAGGGCTTTAAAGCCGAAGTGGAAAAGACTATCGGCGAGCATTTGCGCCATCAATTGCACTTCGCCGGTTCGGAAAAATCCCATGCCATGGTCCTGCCGCCGTCGGGTTTTGCCAAATCACAGGCGGCCTATGCGCTGGACATGGCGGAACTGCGCGCCGCGGAGGCCCATCAACGTCTGCAAGCCTGGTTGAAATCCGAACGGACCCGAATTTCCGAAGAGGCGAAGTCGGAGCTGCGCAAGTTGGAACTTCAGGAACTCAAACTCGACGGAGAAGCCGATGACAATTCGCAGCTCCGTACCGCGATTGACCGATCCCGGCGCGGTTTGTTGCCCAAGCCGCCCGCGGCCGACGTGGACGGCATCGAGCAATCCTTTCGGGCGGTCAAGGGCGCTTCCGCATACGGCGATCCCGGGCATCTGCTGCTGCGGGAGGCGGCGCTCCAGTTGGCCGAGCAACCCCGGACCGTTGCCAACGGACTCGGCTACATGTGGAATCCGGACTTTGAAAAACTCAAGAATCCGTCGGTATGGCTGGCGGCCGCGGGGCAAATCTTCTTTTCGCTGTCGGTCGGTTTCGGCATCGTGCTGACCTATGCCAGCTATTTGCGCCGGGACGATGATGTTGTGCTGTCCGGCTTGACCGCCTCGGCTACCAACGAATTTTGCGAAGTCTGTCTGGGCGGTCTGATTGCGATCCCGGCCACGTTCATTTTTTTGGGCTCGGCGTTTACGATGGAAGCTTTGGCCGGCTCGTCCTTCGGACTGGGCTTCAATACCTTGCCCACCGTTTTCGGCAACATGCCCGGAGGGCGCTGGTTCGGAGCGCTGTGGTTCGCTTTGTTGTTTCTCGCGGCCATCACCAGTTCGCTCAGCATGCTCCAGCCGGCCATTGCGTTTCTGGAAGAAGGCTTCGCGCTGAAACGCCGGGTCAGCGTCGCCATGCTGGGATTATTGACCATGAGCGGTGCGCTGCCGGTGATTTATTTTTCCGGAAACGCCGTCGTGCTCAGCACGATGGACGATTGGATCGGCACGGTCGCCATCTACGTATTGGCCACGATCGAAGTTCTGGTGTTCGGCTGGATCATCGGCATCGACCGGGGAATGGAAGAAGCCCATCGGGGCGCCAATATGCGTATTCCCGGATTCTTCCGTTTCATCCTCAAGTACGTCACGCCTTCGTTTCTGCTGATCATATTGGGAAGTTGGCTGGTGGATGCCCTGCCGGCCAAACTGGCTGCGATTCACGAGCAGCCCGAAATATTACTGACCGTGGTCTATCTGACGATCGTTTTTGCATTTCTGGCCTTGATGGTGGCGATCGCCGGCGAAAATTGGCGGAACAACGGCAAAGGCGAGCGCGAGGTGGACTTATGA
- a CDS encoding DUF2309 domain-containing protein, with product MRRSLSANSNEMAALRDLVKEALQHLDHVLPGQGPILDFVHHNTLHGYQHLPFEEALAACEALTGVSGYLPEVKFREFYRNGRISEEDLSAALSHELQTAAEQVLLYLPGRNIVRKEIYRIALLYDLQAITVSQLHWNAQELNALDAPQADLPEPIRQQYRKGESGTPPAGIRPLWRSLLEQLELDGDMPHPENMLDLSTEQAEAWLNQVLQDTGENSKASIHLATRQHILSSLNELLDRIGESISLRGFIAALSGRDIFDFVRPQLIRICAASLDEGVAAWRRPVRYESGQKPSWREVLRYDANPFLHELPEWPQILQQLPADAVDAIVIHLSQLDIPQQKWRGYLQRLALELPGWSGMINWRQQHPEYRPAHGSPLTLADYLAIRLTLDRIWLTQVCRDLWKIEARLSSLEAYFRKNLSEFSVRRQLFQGGLPEYLTQQAQSLIERAGSERHERKDWQQLSDRIRTWQFSPMADSAAACSLNNQAWRLFRLSQHLGLGQADIDSLTRDDWLNLLKELDGFTAARRSKIWLEAYERNYRDHLFQAIRANQGRGRWSKRELRPEAQIAFCMDEREESFRRHLEELAPAVETLGAAGFFGIAMNYRGLDDAHDTPLCPVAIRPAHQVREKVKRGEESTLKAHLRGHRFFRWFNGLMHRNLRRELIVAYPKLLVLAPVVLIGLLADTIMPHYWHRLNGWWRRFIEPPVPTELHFQADAALSGFTDGEQADRVEGLLRTMGLTDGFAPFVCLIAHGSTSLNNPHEAAHDCGACGGRRGGPNARAFAAMANRREVRALLSRRGLLLPEDCWFIGAQHDTCDDSMIWYDLEAMPPGLGSSFKKILDAVGKAQQLSAHERCRRLLPAEGSLSPKAAYGHVRQRAADTSQVRPEYGHATNAAAFIGRRSATQGLFLDRRVFLISYDAAQDPEGAILETILLTAGPVGAGINLEYYFSTVDNERFGCGTKVPHNVTGLFGVMEGAASDLRTGLPWQMVEIHEAMRLQVIVEARVSVLEALYHRQPILRELVGGSWVHLSVVDPDTGDICVFNPGTGFVSWQASSKKPPRFASSPDYYRQQTGPLPPALILRPDSLGA from the coding sequence ATGCGGCGATCGTTATCAGCAAACTCGAACGAGATGGCCGCCCTACGCGACCTCGTCAAAGAGGCATTGCAGCATCTTGATCACGTTCTGCCGGGGCAGGGGCCGATTCTTGATTTCGTCCACCACAATACGCTGCACGGCTATCAGCATCTGCCTTTCGAAGAGGCTCTGGCGGCCTGCGAAGCGCTGACGGGCGTGTCGGGTTATCTGCCCGAAGTAAAATTCCGGGAATTTTACCGGAACGGACGCATTAGCGAAGAGGACTTGTCCGCCGCGCTGTCGCACGAGCTTCAAACGGCCGCCGAACAAGTCCTGCTCTATCTGCCCGGCCGCAATATCGTCCGGAAGGAAATTTACCGGATTGCGTTGTTGTACGATCTGCAGGCGATTACCGTCAGTCAGTTGCACTGGAACGCGCAGGAGCTGAACGCGCTGGATGCGCCGCAGGCGGATCTGCCCGAACCGATCAGGCAACAATACCGGAAGGGCGAAAGCGGCACGCCGCCTGCCGGCATCCGGCCGCTCTGGCGCAGCCTCCTGGAACAGCTCGAACTCGACGGAGATATGCCTCATCCCGAGAACATGCTCGATCTCTCGACCGAGCAGGCCGAGGCCTGGCTTAACCAGGTTCTTCAGGATACCGGGGAAAACTCGAAGGCTTCGATTCATCTGGCCACCCGCCAACATATTCTGTCCTCCCTGAACGAGCTGCTGGATCGGATCGGCGAAAGCATTTCCTTGCGCGGTTTTATTGCCGCCTTGAGCGGAAGGGATATTTTTGACTTCGTGCGGCCTCAACTGATCCGCATTTGCGCCGCTTCGCTGGACGAGGGCGTAGCCGCATGGCGCCGGCCCGTGCGCTACGAGTCCGGCCAGAAACCGAGCTGGCGGGAAGTTTTGCGCTACGACGCCAATCCATTTCTGCACGAATTGCCGGAATGGCCGCAGATTTTGCAGCAATTGCCCGCCGATGCGGTGGATGCGATCGTGATTCATTTGTCTCAATTGGATATTCCGCAACAGAAATGGCGGGGCTATCTGCAGCGATTGGCGCTCGAATTGCCCGGCTGGTCGGGAATGATCAACTGGCGCCAGCAGCATCCCGAGTACCGCCCGGCTCACGGCTCCCCGCTGACTCTGGCCGACTATCTGGCGATTCGTCTGACGCTGGACCGGATCTGGCTGACTCAAGTATGCCGGGATCTCTGGAAGATCGAAGCCAGGCTCAGTTCGCTTGAAGCTTATTTTCGCAAGAATCTGTCGGAATTCAGTGTGCGCCGGCAATTGTTTCAGGGCGGATTGCCGGAGTATTTGACGCAACAGGCGCAGTCGCTGATCGAGCGCGCCGGCTCCGAGCGGCACGAGCGCAAGGACTGGCAGCAGCTTTCCGACCGGATTCGAACCTGGCAATTCAGTCCGATGGCCGACTCGGCCGCCGCCTGTTCGTTGAATAATCAGGCCTGGCGGCTTTTTCGCCTGTCCCAGCACCTGGGGCTGGGACAGGCGGATATCGACTCGCTGACTCGTGACGATTGGTTGAATTTGTTGAAAGAACTGGACGGCTTTACGGCAGCCCGCCGCAGTAAAATCTGGCTGGAAGCGTATGAAAGAAATTACCGGGATCATCTGTTCCAGGCCATCCGCGCCAATCAAGGCCGGGGACGCTGGTCCAAACGCGAGCTGCGTCCGGAAGCGCAGATCGCGTTCTGCATGGACGAGCGGGAAGAAAGCTTTCGGCGTCATCTCGAAGAGCTCGCCCCCGCCGTCGAAACCCTGGGCGCGGCCGGTTTTTTCGGTATCGCCATGAACTATCGGGGCCTGGACGACGCGCACGATACGCCCTTGTGCCCGGTAGCGATCCGGCCGGCGCATCAGGTGCGCGAGAAAGTAAAACGCGGCGAAGAAAGCACGTTGAAAGCTCATCTGAGAGGGCATCGATTTTTTCGATGGTTTAATGGTTTGATGCACCGGAATCTGCGCCGGGAGCTCATCGTGGCCTATCCGAAGCTGCTTGTGCTCGCCCCTGTTGTCTTGATCGGACTCCTGGCGGACACGATCATGCCTCACTACTGGCACCGGCTGAACGGGTGGTGGCGGCGTTTCATCGAACCGCCGGTGCCCACCGAACTGCATTTCCAGGCCGACGCTGCCCTGTCGGGCTTTACCGACGGCGAACAGGCCGACCGGGTCGAAGGTTTGCTCAGAACGATGGGCCTTACCGATGGGTTTGCGCCGTTCGTCTGCCTGATCGCCCACGGCTCGACGAGCCTGAACAATCCCCATGAGGCCGCCCACGATTGCGGCGCCTGCGGCGGGCGCCGCGGCGGACCGAACGCCCGTGCGTTCGCGGCCATGGCCAATCGCCGAGAGGTGAGGGCGCTGCTCTCCCGACGCGGTCTTCTTCTGCCGGAAGACTGCTGGTTCATAGGCGCTCAACATGATACCTGCGACGATTCGATGATCTGGTACGATCTGGAAGCGATGCCGCCCGGCCTCGGCTCTTCCTTTAAAAAAATCCTGGACGCAGTAGGCAAAGCGCAGCAGCTTTCGGCTCATGAACGCTGCCGGCGCTTGCTGCCGGCCGAAGGCTCCCTGTCGCCGAAAGCGGCTTACGGGCATGTGCGGCAACGGGCGGCCGATACCAGCCAGGTTCGCCCCGAATACGGACATGCCACCAATGCCGCGGCTTTCATCGGACGCCGGTCGGCGACTCAGGGCTTGTTTCTGGACCGGCGCGTGTTTCTGATTTCATACGACGCCGCGCAGGATCCCGAGGGCGCCATTCTTGAAACTATTTTGCTGACCGCAGGCCCGGTCGGCGCGGGAATCAACCTGGAATATTATTTTTCCACCGTCGACAATGAACGCTTCGGCTGCGGCACCAAAGTGCCTCACAACGTCACCGGTCTGTTCGGGGTCATGGAAGGAGCGGCGAGCGACTTGCGCACGGGCCTACCGTGGCAGATGGTGGAGATTCACGAAGCGATGCGTTTGCAGGTGATCGTGGAGGCCCGGGTCTCGGTGCTCGAGGCTCTGTATCATCGCCAACCCATTTTGCGCGAACTGGTCGGTGGAAGCTGGGTCCATTTGAGCGTGGTCGATCCGGACACCGGCGATATTTGCGTGTTTAATCCGGGGACCGGCTTCGTGTCGTGGCAGGCTTCATCGAAAAAGCCTCCGCGGTTCGCAAGTTCTCCGGATTATTACCGGCAGCAAACCGGGCCGTTGCCGCCGGCGTTGATCCTGCGACCGGATTCTTTAGGAGCCTGA
- a CDS encoding proton-conducting transporter transmembrane domain-containing protein → MDALVLLIPLLPFLASIAVGLGILSGVLDGETKESWTAAIVLWGMSMSCLLSMTLLGADFIGVNKGAVHLGFWFASDRLKIPVNFITTGLNVRMAALFSLLIAIVCRFSVNYMHRETGFHRFFFTLGLFCSAMLLLVLSGNTVGTFAGWEIAGLCSYFLIGYAYDRPVATHNAARVFVTNRVGDTAFILGIGLGYIWAESVNWLKLNALAEQLTFGEATGIALCFTVAALVKSAQLPFSSWLARAMEGPTPSSAVFYGAVMVHAGVFLILLTHPIIEKTAFVMILLSAAGILTACYGFYAGLTQTDIKSSLTFAVTAQLGLMFFECGMGWWQLAEWHLGTHAVVRCAQFLTAPSLLHNLKGVPVAPFHSRLSEQPWAYTASLHRFWLEPIIDWALVKPVGRLGQDLAYFDDFIVDKSLGSPASAINAISSLALMEEQNLGARLDNDSDEFAQGSGFAGKLTAWFAALSHWFEERFVLRGIGKDTLHYGRRLGYAANRFEQLILRPRYLVLFVFITFLVAF, encoded by the coding sequence ATGGATGCATTGGTTCTATTGATTCCTCTGTTGCCGTTTCTGGCGTCGATTGCCGTCGGCCTGGGCATTTTATCCGGAGTTCTCGACGGCGAAACGAAGGAAAGCTGGACGGCGGCCATCGTGCTTTGGGGCATGTCCATGTCGTGCCTTTTATCGATGACCTTGCTGGGCGCCGATTTCATCGGCGTCAACAAAGGGGCCGTGCATTTAGGGTTCTGGTTTGCCAGCGACCGTCTCAAAATTCCGGTGAATTTCATTACCACCGGTCTGAACGTCAGGATGGCGGCGTTGTTCTCGCTGCTGATTGCTATAGTGTGCCGTTTTTCGGTGAACTACATGCATCGGGAAACCGGATTTCACCGATTTTTTTTCACGCTCGGACTTTTCTGTTCGGCTATGCTGCTCTTGGTGTTGTCCGGAAATACGGTCGGCACCTTTGCCGGCTGGGAAATCGCCGGATTGTGTTCTTATTTCCTGATCGGCTACGCTTACGACCGTCCTGTGGCAACGCATAACGCCGCCCGCGTCTTCGTGACCAACCGCGTCGGCGACACCGCCTTCATCCTCGGCATCGGTCTTGGCTATATCTGGGCCGAGAGCGTGAACTGGCTCAAGCTGAACGCGCTGGCCGAGCAATTGACTTTCGGCGAGGCGACGGGCATCGCGCTTTGTTTTACCGTGGCGGCCCTGGTCAAGTCGGCGCAATTGCCGTTTTCTTCCTGGCTGGCGCGGGCAATGGAAGGGCCGACGCCGTCCAGTGCGGTTTTTTACGGGGCGGTCATGGTTCATGCCGGCGTTTTTCTGATCCTTCTAACGCATCCGATTATTGAAAAAACCGCTTTCGTGATGATTCTTCTGTCCGCCGCGGGCATACTCACCGCCTGTTACGGTTTTTATGCCGGTTTAACCCAAACCGACATCAAAAGTTCGCTGACCTTCGCCGTCACGGCTCAACTCGGCTTGATGTTTTTCGAATGCGGCATGGGCTGGTGGCAACTGGCCGAATGGCATCTTGGCACACACGCGGTGGTCCGCTGCGCTCAGTTTCTGACGGCGCCTTCGCTGTTGCACAATCTCAAGGGGGTTCCCGTTGCTCCTTTCCACTCGCGTCTTTCCGAACAGCCCTGGGCGTATACGGCGTCTTTGCATCGTTTCTGGCTGGAGCCCATCATCGATTGGGCCCTGGTTAAACCGGTCGGCCGGTTGGGTCAGGATCTGGCTTATTTCGACGATTTCATCGTCGATAAAAGCCTCGGTTCCCCGGCATCGGCGATCAACGCCATTTCTTCCCTGGCTCTGATGGAAGAGCAGAATCTCGGAGCCAGACTGGATAACGATTCCGACGAATTTGCCCAGGGCAGCGGCTTTGCCGGCAAGCTGACCGCCTGGTTCGCTGCTCTCAGCCACTGGTTCGAGGAGCGTTTCGTCTTGCGCGGCATAGGCAAGGACACGCTTCATTACGGCCGTCGCCTGGGCTATGCGGCCAACCGGTTCGAACAGTTGATTCTAAGGCCCCGTTATCTGGTGCTGTTCGTGTTTATTACCTTTCTCGTAGCTTTTTGA
- a CDS encoding peroxidase family protein: protein MAVSGFPPKFRLIYRRRIQAELFLNLEQGTFMKTLPGKKNSSHGAVRGADFDRRSSQAEGRFGRIFRNLPAAEWPEEALRQLAGNGHDEGGMASDPELAEGTNLPFAPSEEGQASRLHDDEENSGIDSGYTYLGQFIDHDLTFDPASSLQKRNDVDALVDFRTPRFDLDCLYGRGPDDQPYMYDGRGRKFQLGRELLEGPNGAVIAHDLPRHRWVDPDGTVHNRALIGDKRNDENVIVSQLHSIFLQFHNRLADDNKHYSFSEIQRQVRWHYQYVVLYDFLYKVARRDIIESVLPHLASGRSIFEDKPRLLFYKPKNEAFMPVEFSVAAYRFGHSMVRPIYRLNTKLSGGNHPDDTRPNERERGIDGRQFIFAGLKQRGLNGFDEFPKEWGIDWNLFFDLSGDKDSRIGKDRTQPAYKIDTSLVNPLAFLAEFSKIDMSTPASPLTDIAQLQPKPLDKKEIPNLALRNLLRGMAMGLPSGQDVARAMGLEPLADDLLKVGKATNADEYDKLNALNTIDPSFSGKAPLWYYVLAEAQHDWRQNGGEEDTPVQLGPVGSRIVVETFVGLMLNDGHSLLRQAPAWHPAIGKGKAFDMPDFVNHALGN from the coding sequence ATGGCTGTATCGGGTTTTCCGCCCAAATTCCGCCTTATCTACCGGCGGCGAATACAGGCGGAATTATTTCTTAACTTAGAACAGGGGACTTTTATGAAGACATTACCAGGTAAGAAAAACTCATCGCACGGCGCAGTTCGCGGTGCCGATTTCGATCGCCGCTCTTCCCAAGCCGAAGGCCGCTTCGGGCGCATATTCCGTAATTTGCCGGCAGCCGAATGGCCGGAAGAGGCGCTGCGACAACTTGCAGGCAACGGACACGACGAAGGAGGAATGGCTTCAGATCCAGAATTGGCGGAAGGAACAAACCTTCCCTTCGCGCCGAGTGAAGAGGGGCAAGCCAGCCGCTTGCACGACGACGAAGAAAACAGTGGCATCGATTCAGGCTATACCTATCTCGGTCAATTCATCGACCACGATCTCACTTTCGATCCGGCCAGTAGTCTGCAGAAACGCAACGATGTCGACGCACTGGTGGATTTTCGTACGCCGCGTTTTGACCTCGATTGCCTCTACGGAAGAGGTCCGGATGATCAACCGTACATGTACGACGGCCGCGGCCGTAAGTTTCAACTTGGGCGCGAATTATTGGAAGGGCCGAACGGCGCTGTTATCGCGCATGATTTACCGCGTCATCGTTGGGTTGATCCTGACGGCACGGTTCATAACCGAGCTTTGATCGGCGACAAGCGCAACGATGAAAACGTGATCGTCAGCCAGTTGCACTCAATTTTCTTACAGTTTCACAACCGGTTAGCCGACGACAACAAGCATTACAGTTTCAGTGAAATTCAGCGGCAAGTCCGTTGGCATTATCAATACGTCGTACTGTACGATTTTCTCTACAAAGTCGCCCGCCGAGACATTATCGAAAGCGTGCTGCCGCATTTGGCCAGTGGCCGGTCCATTTTCGAAGATAAGCCGAGGCTATTATTCTACAAGCCTAAAAATGAAGCCTTCATGCCGGTCGAATTCTCGGTCGCCGCTTACCGTTTCGGGCATTCCATGGTGCGCCCGATCTACCGCTTGAATACCAAACTAAGCGGAGGTAATCATCCCGACGATACTCGTCCTAATGAACGCGAACGCGGTATTGATGGCCGGCAGTTCATCTTCGCCGGCCTCAAGCAGCGTGGCCTCAACGGGTTTGACGAATTTCCGAAGGAATGGGGCATTGATTGGAACTTATTCTTTGATCTCAGCGGCGATAAAGACAGCCGTATCGGCAAAGACCGCACGCAACCGGCATATAAAATCGATACCTCGTTGGTGAATCCGCTGGCCTTTTTGGCGGAGTTTTCCAAAATCGATATGTCTACGCCGGCATCGCCGTTGACCGATATCGCGCAGCTTCAGCCCAAGCCTTTAGATAAGAAGGAGATACCGAATTTGGCGCTACGTAATCTCTTGCGCGGCATGGCTATGGGGTTGCCTTCCGGCCAGGACGTTGCACGGGCAATGGGGCTCGAGCCTCTTGCCGATGATCTGCTGAAAGTCGGCAAGGCTACTAACGCCGATGAGTACGATAAGCTGAATGCCTTAAATACCATTGATCCGAGTTTCTCCGGCAAAGCGCCATTATGGTACTACGTACTCGCCGAGGCGCAGCACGATTGGCGGCAGAACGGCGGAGAAGAGGATACGCCGGTGCAACTCGGGCCTGTAGGCAGCCGTATCGTCGTCGAAACCTTTGTCGGCTTAATGTTGAACGACGGCCATTCGCTGTTGCGGCAGGCACCGGCATGGCACCCGGCTATCGGCAAAGGGAAAGCTTTCGACATGCCCGATTTCGTTAATCACGCATTGGGAAACTAA
- a CDS encoding complex I subunit 4 family protein encodes MGILSVLLWTPAVGALLLASIPYQKVFIIRSIAHLTAAFVFLLSCWLLAGFDRQNSSLQFIEYFPLNPDLGSAYALGVDGLSMPMLVLATLLTSIALLASLSISSSVKGYHICVLLLEFGMLGVFLAQDWALFYIFWEVTLIPLFFLIGRWGGKRRHTASLNFVLYTMGGSIFMLISLLAISRYDLEHSGSLMSSMNQVAQGMPRYEQVLVLLGFLIGFGVKMPVFPLHGWLPLAHVEAPSAISILLSGILLKMGAYGLLRAIVMLPEAAEILQWPLALLALFSMLYGGLLAWRQSDLKAMVAYSSLSHMGVVLLGMAALNESGITGAVLQMTAHGLVAASLFLLVGLLYERTLTRNVQDYSSLVQVMPRFALFTTLTLLAALGLPGTVGFVAELHALIGGFQEWGGVMALFSLSVLIGAAYCMRTIGLLFTGPVKPQMRQIEDLRPLELLPAGMLAGGLVVFGVAPAPLIYLSSATIAQIDHTIQLRLVQE; translated from the coding sequence ATGGGGATTCTTAGCGTGTTGCTATGGACTCCGGCTGTTGGAGCTCTGCTCTTGGCTAGTATTCCCTATCAGAAGGTCTTCATTATCCGCAGCATCGCCCATCTGACGGCCGCTTTTGTTTTTCTGCTGAGCTGCTGGCTGCTGGCCGGCTTCGACCGGCAAAATTCTTCGTTGCAATTCATCGAATATTTTCCGCTCAATCCCGATCTCGGCAGCGCTTATGCGCTCGGCGTCGACGGTCTCTCGATGCCCATGCTGGTCCTGGCCACATTGCTGACCTCGATCGCTTTGCTGGCGTCGTTGTCCATTTCCTCGAGCGTTAAAGGCTATCATATCTGCGTTCTCCTGCTGGAATTCGGCATGTTGGGCGTTTTTCTGGCGCAGGACTGGGCTTTATTCTATATATTCTGGGAAGTCACTTTGATTCCCCTGTTTTTTTTGATCGGCCGATGGGGCGGCAAACGGCGCCATACGGCCAGTCTTAATTTCGTGCTGTATACGATGGGCGGTTCGATTTTCATGCTGATCAGTCTCCTGGCCATCAGCCGGTACGATCTCGAGCACAGCGGCTCTCTGATGTCTTCGATGAATCAGGTGGCCCAGGGCATGCCCCGCTATGAACAGGTGCTGGTGCTGTTGGGATTTCTTATCGGTTTCGGCGTCAAAATGCCGGTTTTCCCGTTACACGGCTGGCTGCCGCTGGCTCACGTGGAAGCGCCCAGTGCCATCAGTATCCTGCTCTCCGGCATATTGCTGAAAATGGGCGCCTACGGCCTGCTCAGAGCGATCGTGATGCTTCCGGAGGCGGCTGAAATTTTACAATGGCCGCTGGCGTTGCTGGCTCTGTTCAGCATGCTGTACGGCGGCTTGCTGGCCTGGCGGCAAAGCGATCTGAAAGCGATGGTCGCCTATTCGTCCCTGAGCCACATGGGCGTCGTGCTGCTGGGAATGGCGGCCTTGAACGAATCGGGCATCACCGGCGCCGTGCTGCAGATGACCGCGCACGGCCTGGTGGCCGCTTCGCTGTTTCTGCTGGTCGGACTGCTTTACGAGCGCACGCTGACCCGCAATGTCCAGGACTACAGTTCACTGGTGCAGGTCATGCCCCGGTTTGCCCTGTTCACGACCCTGACCCTGCTGGCGGCGCTGGGGCTGCCGGGCACCGTCGGGTTTGTCGCCGAACTCCATGCGCTGATCGGCGGATTTCAAGAATGGGGCGGGGTGATGGCTTTGTTCAGCCTGAGTGTTCTGATCGGCGCGGCTTATTGCATGCGGACCATCGGCCTGTTGTTCACCGGTCCGGTAAAGCCCCAGATGCGGCAGATTGAAGATCTGAGGCCGCTGGAACTGTTGCCTGCGGGAATGCTGGCCGGGGGGCTGGTCGTGTTCGGCGTGGCCCCGGCGCCGCTGATTTATCTGTCTTCAGCCACCATTGCCCAGATCGATCATACGATCCAGCTTCGCCTGGTGCAGGAATAA